Proteins from one Verrucomicrobiaceae bacterium genomic window:
- a CDS encoding helix-turn-helix domain-containing protein, whose product MPNIRITQMAEPPKLKPLPPADIKRIRTRLGVSQATFAALLNVPRNTAISWENGVRKPSGAALKLLSLVSQKPEILAVAS is encoded by the coding sequence ATGCCCAACATACGCATCACTCAGATGGCCGAGCCGCCGAAGCTGAAACCGCTACCTCCGGCGGACATCAAACGCATCCGCACTCGCCTCGGTGTGAGCCAAGCCACCTTTGCAGCGCTTCTGAACGTGCCGCGGAATACCGCGATCAGTTGGGAAAACGGAGTGCGCAAGCCAAGCGGAGCCGCTTTGAAGCTATTGAGCCTGGTGAGTCAAAAGCCGGAGATCTTGGCTGTAGCCAGTTAG
- a CDS encoding terpene cyclase/mutase family protein produces MHSPIRTRWQKLGGSSLLLSITVHSAILLVMGLVWMKRDVFREQVDFIPAGRSETTKQAHDDLKHRKRQNAVKTLAKKAPKARLVISQVKPEHLPAPDDVVLPEAGPGLGVSNAASTMNIGASNGLDGFRGSGQGNWVASAPNLFHSRCSTQSRLEKLRQNGGSPECEQAVSRSLEWLKTQQNAGGSWGRSNKAAMTGLALLCYLGRCETPDSPFYGDHVRSGMLWLIELAAKNPHGMLAEQTTASSAAYEHGIATYALGEMYSFYRLGGARLPGLRETFEKGVRLILTSQNERGAWTYGGRDHAYDAQSHGEDLSVTGWQYQALKAAKHSGLKIDGLDRAIDRCCEYLASKQTKDGGFGKTNRDEHYNQWSLTGCGLLGLQTLAKGKNAAVKKGVAFLRDFLTAEPLDWDRNCNLYCWYYQTQAFFQAGGDDWRFYNAQFLPQILKAQQADGSFRRGRPNWPAGDAADAIYRQTLCTLQLEVYYRYLKVADRGEESIFER; encoded by the coding sequence ATGCACTCCCCTATACGCACACGTTGGCAAAAACTCGGCGGAAGCTCTTTACTCCTCAGCATCACAGTTCATTCCGCCATCCTTCTCGTGATGGGCCTCGTCTGGATGAAGCGAGATGTTTTCCGCGAGCAGGTGGACTTCATCCCCGCAGGCCGCTCGGAGACCACAAAGCAGGCGCACGACGATTTGAAGCATCGAAAGCGGCAAAATGCTGTGAAGACACTCGCCAAGAAAGCTCCCAAAGCACGCCTCGTGATCTCTCAGGTCAAGCCGGAGCATCTTCCAGCACCGGATGATGTCGTTTTGCCTGAAGCTGGGCCGGGCCTCGGTGTCTCCAATGCCGCCAGCACCATGAATATCGGTGCATCGAATGGCCTGGATGGCTTTCGTGGCTCCGGCCAGGGGAACTGGGTGGCCAGTGCGCCGAATCTTTTTCATTCACGATGTTCCACCCAGTCGCGGCTGGAAAAACTCCGCCAAAACGGCGGCAGCCCAGAGTGTGAGCAGGCGGTGTCGCGCTCGCTCGAGTGGTTGAAGACGCAACAGAATGCTGGCGGCTCCTGGGGCCGCTCAAACAAGGCCGCAATGACCGGGCTGGCGCTTCTTTGCTACCTCGGCCGCTGCGAGACGCCGGATTCGCCGTTTTATGGCGATCACGTCCGCTCTGGCATGCTCTGGCTCATCGAGCTGGCGGCCAAAAACCCGCACGGCATGCTCGCGGAGCAGACCACGGCGAGCTCAGCGGCTTACGAGCACGGGATCGCTACCTACGCACTCGGGGAGATGTATTCGTTTTACCGCCTCGGTGGCGCACGGCTGCCAGGACTGCGCGAGACCTTTGAAAAAGGGGTGCGCCTCATTCTCACGAGCCAAAACGAGCGCGGTGCCTGGACCTACGGCGGTCGCGATCATGCTTACGATGCGCAGAGTCATGGCGAAGACCTCTCCGTGACCGGTTGGCAATACCAGGCGCTCAAAGCTGCGAAGCACAGCGGCCTGAAGATCGACGGCCTCGACCGCGCCATCGACCGCTGCTGCGAATACCTTGCTTCCAAACAGACGAAGGACGGTGGCTTCGGCAAAACCAACCGTGACGAGCACTACAACCAATGGAGCCTCACCGGCTGCGGCCTGCTGGGCCTGCAAACGCTCGCAAAGGGCAAAAACGCCGCCGTGAAGAAGGGCGTGGCCTTTTTGCGCGACTTCCTGACTGCCGAACCGCTCGACTGGGACCGCAACTGCAACCTCTACTGCTGGTATTATCAAACGCAGGCCTTCTTTCAGGCCGGTGGTGATGACTGGCGCTTCTACAACGCGCAATTCCTCCCCCAAATCCTCAAGGCGCAGCAAGCTGACGGCTCCTTCCGCCGCGGCCGCCCCAACTGGCCCGCCGGCGATGCCGCAGACGCCATCTACCGCCAAACACTCTGCACGCTCCAGCTCGAGGTGTACTACCGCTACCTCAAAGTCGCGGACCGCGGTGAGGAGTCGATTTTTGAGCGGTGA
- a CDS encoding YdeI/OmpD-associated family protein has product MDCSRTPTRDPETWLDLAPPFSQNMAREVRSWIQRWEPDLQESIKWHMLCFSGRKLVCALSACKKHLGITFFRGTELRGITQLFSEQEGNLSIQTIRVTDFAKLDAQALKRLLHAAVALDADLTAKPPPTKKRAEWPMPPALAAALKKGPKAAAGFSKLTASCQREYKVWISQAKQPETIARRVKETITALTAGRKWGQRKV; this is encoded by the coding sequence ATGGACTGCTCTCGCACCCCCACTCGTGATCCAGAAACTTGGCTCGATCTCGCACCGCCATTTTCTCAAAACATGGCTCGCGAGGTGAGGAGTTGGATTCAGCGCTGGGAGCCGGATCTGCAAGAGAGCATCAAATGGCACATGCTCTGTTTCAGCGGGCGAAAGCTCGTCTGTGCTCTCAGCGCCTGCAAAAAACACCTCGGCATCACCTTTTTTCGCGGCACAGAGCTGCGTGGCATCACTCAGCTCTTCAGTGAGCAAGAAGGCAATCTGAGCATCCAAACCATCCGCGTCACCGATTTCGCAAAACTCGACGCCCAGGCCCTAAAACGCCTTTTGCACGCCGCCGTGGCCCTGGATGCCGATTTGACCGCCAAACCACCACCCACGAAAAAACGCGCCGAATGGCCCATGCCACCCGCTTTGGCCGCCGCGCTCAAAAAGGGCCCCAAAGCCGCCGCAGGCTTCTCCAAGCTCACAGCAAGCTGCCAGCGTGAGTACAAAGTCTGGATTAGCCAAGCCAAACAGCCTGAAACCATCGCCCGCCGCGTAAAGGAAACGATCACCGCGCTCACCGCCGGCCGAAAATGGGGCCAGCGGAAGGTGTAA
- a CDS encoding MCE family protein — MEERDKKTELLVGLFLTVGLVMMSLLILQFGSVRDLFKGSFFLSVSFPDASGIKEASPVVLAGKRIGKVKNKPRHNENFNAVIIDLEIFQGEKIPAESIFTITTAGLMGDAFVDIEPPKHISDKFITETQTVTIVGKEAGGLSNLQSAAEKIGKQVSSFIEDDLKPAVSKDLRPALAEIKAATTKLNQGALSDETISKIKNTVAKLDSAVSRVDEKVFGDQNVSHLKESLADLKEAAASFKAASKNIEDSSKKLGPLLDKLDAPIAKLDKVMASADDTMKSIKGAADSFSVAARNITNGKGLLGALINDPKLKTDFHDLIYNMKTSGPVWYKNNADKERSKQQTQPAPAPQPEQPKKRGFFQGN; from the coding sequence ATGGAAGAACGCGACAAAAAAACTGAGCTACTCGTAGGCCTGTTCCTCACCGTGGGGCTCGTCATGATGAGCTTGCTCATCCTTCAATTCGGCAGCGTGCGCGACCTCTTCAAAGGTAGCTTTTTCCTCAGCGTCAGCTTCCCAGACGCCTCTGGCATCAAGGAGGCCAGCCCCGTCGTCCTCGCCGGCAAGCGAATCGGCAAGGTGAAGAACAAGCCCCGCCACAACGAAAACTTCAACGCCGTCATCATCGACCTCGAAATCTTCCAGGGCGAAAAAATCCCAGCCGAGTCCATCTTCACCATCACCACCGCCGGCCTCATGGGCGACGCCTTCGTCGATATCGAGCCACCGAAGCACATCTCCGACAAATTCATCACCGAAACGCAAACCGTGACCATCGTCGGCAAGGAAGCTGGCGGCCTCAGCAACCTACAAAGCGCCGCTGAAAAAATCGGCAAACAAGTCAGCTCCTTCATCGAAGACGACCTCAAGCCTGCCGTCAGCAAAGACCTCCGCCCCGCCCTAGCCGAGATCAAAGCTGCTACAACAAAGCTCAATCAAGGAGCCCTCAGTGATGAAACCATCTCCAAAATCAAAAACACCGTCGCGAAGCTCGACTCAGCCGTCTCCCGCGTGGACGAAAAAGTCTTCGGCGACCAAAACGTCTCTCATCTCAAAGAATCCCTGGCCGATCTCAAAGAAGCAGCGGCCAGCTTTAAAGCTGCCTCCAAAAACATTGAAGACAGCAGCAAAAAACTCGGCCCCCTCCTTGATAAACTCGACGCCCCCATCGCCAAGCTCGACAAAGTCATGGCCAGTGCCGACGACACCATGAAATCCATCAAAGGAGCCGCCGACAGCTTCTCCGTCGCCGCACGCAACATCACCAACGGCAAAGGCCTCCTCGGAGCGCTCATCAACGACCCGAAGCTCAAAACCGACTTCCACGACCTCATTTACAACATGAAAACCAGCGGCCCCGTCTGGTACAAAAACAACGCCGACAAGGAGCGATCCAAACAGCAGACGCAGCCCGCCCCAGCACCCCAGCCAGAACAGCCGAAAAAGCGCGGCTTTTTCCAAGGCAACTGA
- a CDS encoding ATP-binding cassette domain-containing protein: MVDYHTEPFIRIRGLHKKLGWQHILRGIDLDVFRGETLCIIGPSGEGKTVTMKHVIGLMQPDSGTIEVDGIQVNGLRERELAPVRQRVSMLFQSGALFDSLTVEQNVAFPLVESGVRDKKEIKERVSQALDIVGLGQHGQKLPVNLSGGMRKRAGIARAVVTRAQCILYDEPTSSLDPVVSDVIDTLILRLQERHGITSLVVTQDMKSLFKIADRIAMLKDGLLRFLGTKEELRAFDDEVVQDFIAGRAHVDF, encoded by the coding sequence ATGGTCGATTACCATACAGAGCCCTTCATCCGCATCCGCGGCCTGCATAAAAAGCTAGGCTGGCAGCACATCCTGCGCGGCATCGACCTCGATGTCTTTCGCGGTGAAACGCTCTGCATCATCGGCCCCAGTGGCGAGGGCAAAACGGTGACCATGAAGCATGTCATCGGTCTCATGCAGCCAGACAGCGGTACCATCGAAGTCGATGGCATCCAGGTCAATGGCCTCCGAGAGCGAGAGCTCGCTCCCGTGCGTCAGCGTGTCAGCATGCTCTTTCAGAGCGGAGCCCTCTTTGACAGCCTCACCGTCGAGCAAAACGTCGCTTTCCCCCTCGTCGAATCCGGCGTCCGCGACAAAAAGGAAATCAAAGAACGCGTCTCCCAGGCACTCGACATTGTCGGCCTCGGCCAGCATGGTCAGAAGCTCCCCGTCAATCTCTCTGGTGGCATGCGCAAGCGAGCCGGTATCGCCCGTGCCGTCGTCACCCGCGCCCAATGCATCCTCTACGACGAGCCCACCTCTAGCCTCGACCCCGTCGTCTCAGATGTCATCGACACCCTCATTTTGCGCCTCCAGGAGCGCCACGGCATCACCTCCCTCGTCGTCACCCAGGACATGAAAAGCCTCTTCAAAATCGCCGACCGCATCGCCATGCTCAAAGACGGCCTCCTTCGCTTCCTCGGCACCAAAGAAGAACTCCGCGCCTTTGACGATGAAGTCGTTCAGGACTTCATCGCCGGTCGCGCCCACGTCGATTTCTAA
- a CDS encoding ABC transporter permease — translation MVGGRVRAAMAADIGTMKVTEQVDALRVMGVHPVDFLVLPRFIAMLISMPILVAESITCGLMASYAVAVYGYGVPASWFMSHMVDHTNQWDIVIGMIKGFVFGIIITLVACHQGLSAENGAVGVGIGTTRAVVISSLVMLIANFFLSILLNYIWPLGNSV, via the coding sequence ATGGTCGGCGGGCGAGTCAGGGCCGCCATGGCCGCTGACATCGGCACCATGAAGGTCACTGAGCAGGTCGATGCCCTCCGCGTCATGGGCGTGCATCCGGTCGATTTCCTCGTGCTGCCGCGCTTTATCGCCATGCTCATCTCCATGCCCATCTTGGTCGCGGAGTCCATCACCTGCGGCCTCATGGCCTCCTATGCCGTCGCCGTCTATGGTTATGGTGTTCCTGCCTCCTGGTTCATGAGTCACATGGTCGATCACACGAATCAGTGGGACATCGTCATCGGCATGATCAAAGGCTTCGTTTTCGGCATCATCATCACCCTCGTCGCCTGTCACCAGGGTTTGAGTGCGGAGAATGGAGCTGTCGGCGTCGGCATCGGCACCACCCGTGCCGTCGTCATCTCCTCGCTCGTTATGCTCATCGCGAATTTTTTCCTCTCCATCCTCCTGAACTACATCTGGCCGCTTGGCAATTCCGTCTAA